Proteins from a genomic interval of Capillibacterium thermochitinicola:
- a CDS encoding DUF1850 domain-containing protein: MSWKNRLTGAAIVVTILTITALVFLFYVFSVPCLILRNGETGRVIRVFPVAEGDEFAVTFIHSVNQSPVTDVYQIRKDGIYVIRTIYYAFGAGVQSELAEGQSLEYGMDGAMIVSGFNRRLNPLSYIVGTVSDHTLQIGGEEISLREICGRNTTVHFVRGRRLIPFRFRPSPRTGL, encoded by the coding sequence ATGTCCTGGAAAAACCGGTTAACGGGGGCCGCGATCGTGGTCACAATCCTCACCATCACGGCCCTTGTTTTTTTATTCTATGTTTTTTCCGTACCCTGTCTGATCCTGAGAAACGGAGAGACCGGTCGCGTGATCAGGGTTTTTCCTGTTGCGGAAGGGGACGAATTTGCGGTTACCTTTATCCATTCGGTGAACCAAAGTCCGGTGACCGATGTTTATCAGATCCGCAAGGACGGCATCTATGTGATCCGTACTATTTATTATGCCTTCGGGGCCGGGGTCCAGTCCGAGCTGGCGGAGGGACAAAGTCTTGAATACGGCATGGACGGCGCGATGATTGTTTCCGGTTTTAACCGGCGTTTGAATCCGCTTTCGTATATTGTGGGGACGGTCTCCGACCATACCTTGCAGATTGGCGGGGAGGAGATTAGCCTGCGCGAAATCTGTGGCCGCAATACAACAGTCCACTTTGTGCGGGGGCGCAGACTTATCCCCTTCCGGTTCCGTCCATCCCCAAGAACCGGGCTTTAG
- a CDS encoding TAXI family TRAP transporter solute-binding subunit, whose amino-acid sequence MKKRLSYLVLMLVVVSLLLAGCGKKTTLKMATGGTTGTYYAYGGTVSQVLSQKIANLSFDVQSTGASKANIYLVADKEADIAIVQNDVMYYAYNGIDLFAGEKVSGFSAMAGVYAEVCQIVAKEGINSIADLKGKRVSVGDVGSGVEFNARQILEAYGITFNDIIVNNLSFGDSAAAFKDDKIDAFFCVAGAPTTAIVELSTTNAIKLLEIDDEHAAKLIDKYPFYTKYNIPAGTYKGVAKDTQTVAVVASFIVANSLSEDLVYKMTKALFENADEITAGHPKGAELDPAYSISSISIPLHPGAEKYYKEIGAL is encoded by the coding sequence ATGAAAAAGCGACTGTCTTATCTCGTCTTAATGTTAGTGGTCGTTTCGCTGCTGCTGGCGGGGTGCGGTAAAAAGACCACGCTCAAGATGGCGACGGGTGGTACAACCGGTACCTATTATGCCTACGGCGGAACGGTTTCGCAAGTACTGAGCCAAAAAATTGCCAACCTAAGCTTTGACGTGCAGTCGACGGGCGCTTCCAAAGCCAACATTTACCTGGTCGCCGATAAGGAAGCTGATATTGCCATTGTCCAAAATGACGTGATGTATTACGCTTATAACGGGATCGATCTTTTCGCCGGCGAAAAGGTAAGCGGCTTCTCGGCGATGGCCGGGGTTTATGCTGAGGTCTGTCAAATCGTTGCGAAAGAGGGGATCAATTCCATCGCAGACCTCAAGGGCAAGCGGGTCTCCGTCGGCGACGTCGGTTCCGGGGTCGAGTTTAACGCCCGCCAAATTCTTGAGGCCTACGGGATCACCTTCAATGACATTATCGTCAACAACCTCAGCTTCGGCGATAGCGCGGCGGCCTTCAAGGATGATAAGATTGATGCCTTTTTCTGCGTGGCGGGCGCCCCGACGACGGCCATTGTTGAATTGTCGACCACAAACGCCATCAAATTACTGGAGATTGATGATGAGCATGCCGCTAAACTGATTGACAAGTATCCTTTCTACACTAAATATAACATCCCCGCGGGGACGTACAAGGGTGTCGCAAAAGATACACAGACCGTGGCGGTCGTGGCCAGCTTCATTGTGGCCAACAGTCTGTCGGAGGATTTGGTTTACAAAATGACTAAGGCCCTCTTTGAAAATGCCGACGAGATCACCGCCGGTCACCCGAAGGGTGCCGAGCTCGATCCGGCGTACTCCATCTCCAGCATCTCCATTCCGCTGCATCCGGGTGCGGAGAAGTATTATAAGGAGATTGGCGCTCTGTAA